In the genome of Dromiciops gliroides isolate mDroGli1 chromosome 1, mDroGli1.pri, whole genome shotgun sequence, the window gaaaagTCTGCCCAttaccaaagaaacaaataattaaGACTAAAATGCAAGCTGATGTGTTGCAGCATTGTAGGGCCACTAAATAGCCATCTGTGATTCGTGGCGATTTAAAAGGCGAAGAAAGGCACGAAAGCTGCAAACTGCATCCTGCGTCACATTGCCTGAGGAGAATGCAAAATTAAAGTAAGATTGATTTCATACACAAGACTTGGGCACAGATCGAATGTCTCTGTGGTACTACTGTTTGCAATGCGATCGGCTAGCAGTATCCATCCGACTTGGGATTGCAAATccaattctgttttctttgatttatgaCTTCATACTGATCAAATtggtaaaggaaaatgaaaggtcTTTTAAACTTTACacgctgtctttttttttcctttcaagaaaTCAGTGACAAATTTAGGGGAGTGACTGGCTGGATTCTCTGTTGTTTGGGGAGGCAGTTAGCTTGGGGTACTTTTGTATAGAGATTCCTCTAGAATATGTTTAGTGTCTTGACAAGAAGCAAACAGACATGCCCTCTTTAATCAAAGAGGACCAGGAAGTTCTCTGGATCTGACAGAGGCTGTTTTGTCTCActcttgaccaaaaaaaaaaaaaaaggtaagatagTACTCATACATATAAAGATGATGTTAAAATGGTTTATCAGTGGGTAGAACTGAACAGTATGTAAACACTATACATTTTAATATGACAAAATGGatttatgaaataaattttaCTAAGCAATAAGCAATAAtgtagaaaaatacattttacctCCAAACTCAATAAATAAGGAACAAAACTTTTGTAGTTAGTGCATAATTATTTAGTGGTAGCTACAACAGGGGTTCCTAAACTTTACAATAAGAACTTgcataaaacagaacaaaagagtgAGAACAGGCATTCACAATTTTTAAAGAAGTGAATGAAAAGGGTAAACAATGACTAAATAGTGCAggaggggggtggagaagaagggtctacaggaaaacaacaaataaatgagcAACTCCAATTGAATATAGTTCAAAGCAGAGAACCCTGGTCATTTCACATGATGAGAAGCATGGACAGCACTGGAGAGAAACACATTATACTTTGTATCAAGTTCCAATACCGAGCTGCCCAAGGTCAGTTAGTGGGATTGTATTTGCCTCAAGATACTCAGACCCTCTGACCGCTCAAAATTCTCTGGGGTTTTCCTTTTCTGCCTCAAACTGTGACTCTTTCTATGTCTAAATTACAATTCCTTAATTCAGTTACTCTAATTTCAGGTCTTTGGTCCTTGAACTGATCCATAAAGAACAGAGAATGAGGGGACTCGTTTGTTTTTACAAGTCACCCTTCTTTGCCTatgtctttcctccttccctaacTCCTCCTTACTGAATTGTTCTAAGTCAACAGAGAGGCACAATTTGGAGAGAGCTGTTGTTTCACCACAAGAGAATTAACTTCTAAGCTCACTGAGGagacacaaatacatataaaagtggaatcaaagaaagcaaaaaattgaAATCCATAGAAAGGGGGATAGTGCCCCTTTAAGATAGGCTTGGATTaaagcagccttttttttttaaggagactcacgggggggggggggggggggaagaatgtgCTTCAGCAATTCTCCCAAATCATTAGCCTTATAATTCCCTTGTAGAGGGCATCAGTATTTATGTACAGTAGCAAATGGTCAATATTAATGTCTTCACCCCTGTCGTGGATAAAAATACTATCCTTTTAATTCCAGTTACAAAAATAGGAGTAATATCCAAAACAatgattgtctttttttctatttattttatataaaaacataaacagcTCAGGCGAATTTATCATTCCTTGTGCACACTTTATATGAATTGCtctcttatatttatatatatttataatagtatATATAACTTAAATGATTGGTCCACAAAGTAGATCTGTGAGTTCTCTAGTGCTttgtacaaaagaaaaacaatattattatcaaaatattcatttaatgGCTTTActtcatacataaatacatgtttaGATAGAACACAGGCGCGATGACTGTTCAGTCAGTTTTGGAAATGACTTTTCATTCTGTTAAGAGGACTATACACACAGGGTGACTGGTAGTTACTCATTGCTACAAAAACGCTATGCGGCGTCCTttgtttttaactctttgtttaTACCTTTTCCCCAGGACCGCTGCCAAGTATTTCTTGACAGCCATTTGTTTCCGGTAGCGGCTGTAGCTGTCCGTGAAGATCCCGTCAGAGTGGCGCTTGGAGAGCGGTTCAGAATCATCCTCCACGCCGCTACCCATTCtgggaaggcaaaaagaaaagcagagggaggaagataagggTGAGCGAGCGAGCgggagggaaggggaaaccagAGACTACTGCAACATGTGGATCACTTGTGCCCGCCCCACTCCCACACCTGGAGTTTCTAGGGGCTCCCTCGCACGGTCCTTCTTGCTCTGCCGCTCCTTTTTGCTGAAATTTGATGGGCTttaaggggttggggggggggggagaagggagaagggaggcttACTATGTTCCCCTCCTTCTAAGAGAGTATTTGACAACTTCACATAAATTTAGAAGTAGAAGTTACCATAAAGGTCATTCAGTCTCACCTCCACCACGCCCCTCATTTTTAACAGAGGAAAGGTGGCTTGCCTGTCACACAAATAACTAGTAAGGCCTTTGATTCCTGACTCAGCACGCTTTTTCCTCCTCGATAGAAAAGCAGAAATCCAGACTAACTTAAAAACAACCTTTCTGAAAAATTTGGACTAACTGATCCCTTTTGTGTCCCTCTAGAAGATATTCGTTTCCTCTCAGACAGGTATTTATTAATATAGCTCCTAAGTACCCACGTTGGGTGTGGTTCAAATCAAAGATGCGGCACttccagagaaacaaagaaatatatcCGCCTGCTAAATACAAGGTCTTGATAATAATGTAAGTAGACAGGCTGTAGACAATATTTTTCATCTCATGAATTATTCATTGTGAAAATGTAATCTGTTTTCCCCTGGGCTTTATTAAAACGTTACCTTCTGCTGAACAGTGCACCACATAGGACCCAGTATTTGAACTTCTCTGACATGAGCAAAAACTAATTCTTTTTAAAGTACCCCGTAcgatgttgttgttttaattttgctttgctttatttttacaaTAAAAGCGATACAATCTATGAGTTCGGAGGTAATGGTTACAATTCCTCCTGTGAGACCTGAAGTCTTTAAACTAATGAATTTACTTCtccctttaaaaattttgtttgtttgtttctacctcactatttctcacccccaccccaccccccttctaaCTCGATCTTTTCCTCACTTAATTCCTGTTCAAGATTTAGGAGTGCAGACGATCAGTTCAGAAAGTAAGTGGTTAGCCCTGGAATTCGCCCGATAATAAAAAGCGCTAAAGAGGCGCGGACGCACATCCTCCCACTACGAAGCAACGCACAGACGTATGCGAAGACACGCATGCACAGACACTATACCCACTAAACAGGCATGCACGTGCACACACGCGCGTGCGCCTCCTTTAACTCTTTAGTAAACTCTTACCCTATGCGTTTGGCCATGAGAGAATGCAGGTACTTCCTCGCAGACAGCTGGCCCAGAACTTTCCGGTAGGCTTTATTCAATATATCATCCGTTTGTCTaaatgggaggggaaaagaagcaaaaatcagAGATGAGAGACCTCTCAAACCTCCGCCCTGGAAAATGGATGGGATCTGCAGTTCTCTGGCTAGTAAATAGTAACCCACAGAAAGTCTGAAAACGACTCCTCCCACGTCTCTGGGCAGGGTCATTAGAAAAGAGTTTGTGAATTCCGAGAAGAATAAATAGCGGAATCCGTGGTTTGGCTGTTTCTCTGGACTCTGCCCACAAGCACTCAGTTTCGCGCACACATCAATACTTGCTCGTCCTCATATAATCAGAGCCAACCCCCAggacacacacacgcacgcgcacacacacacgaagaCCCACGCTTACACACTCCAAATTCTGAACTTTCTCTGACTTTCGCATTAGGCAACCTAGGCTGAAGGAATATTTGAGGGTTTttgtattaataaaatataaataaataactcaAATACACAACCTTCCCTGCTCATTATCTCAGGTTTCCTGAGGCCTCCCCGTCTGTCCAAGCAAACTCTTAATCAGCCCCGGGGGCAATCACCTGTCTTCCGGTGGATAATAGAGTGTGTACACGTCCCCCAGCATGGATGCAGTGTTTCCTAAGCCTAAACGGTTATTATCAAAGGCGAAGTCTTGCAGAGTGTTCCCATCCTCATCATAAGCTTCATCCTCCAGCCTgctaagaaaatggaaaggaaaggaaaagggctcAGTGACTGGGTCGTTCCCCGCCTCcgggaaaaggaggaagatgggAAAGACTGTCTCTAGACgaggattttatttctttatttctttatttttgacaGGATTTGCGGAGCCGCCGTAAATCGTTATTGTCCCTTTCCCGAACTCAGTTGTGAGTCTTCAGGAATCATCCACCTttttctcaccccacccccaccccccccacccgcGATTAACTAGGGCAGCGATATATGGGAGAGGAGAACGCTCAGTACCTAAGGACCAAAAGGACTGGGTAACTGGGCCGGAATCGGAACCGAGGTCTCTGGGGAGAGACTGGTGGCCTTTGGTATTAGGGGCAAACGAGTCTCAACAGGCCACACTAATGTGCATATACCACAACCCTCTCCCCCAAGTCACTAGaaagctgcaaaaaaaaaaaaaaaagcgggggggggggttgcctgaaggaaaggaaagtggAGGAGGgacagggcgggggggggggggggagaagggagttgAAGTAGAAGGAACTGTCCGAAGTGAAGGCGCTGCAGTGGTACTAGCTACAGCTGGGTTAAAGTCCAGAAATAGGGTTTAGGTGGGTGGAGTTTGTTGTGGTATTGAGCCCGGCCCTCCTTTCTCTGGGCTCTGGAGAACTCTTCCCCGCGGCGTGATTTAGGTCACCGCGAGTCTCCGGCTGCTATTTCGGGCCTGCGAGACTCTAGCAGGCACATGAATAATAGATGGCCCAAAACTTAAAATGTTTGGCTTCTGCCCATTCTGGCTAGAGACCCGCACTTGGTTTCCTCCCATGCCTGGGGCTTATGGAAATTGACAGCCCAGTCCTCCAGTATCTAAGAACCAAGTAGCTCAGAATCTAGTTCCCactccttccctacccccactcccacccgCACTTCCACTCCCACCCTCAGCTCACCCTCACCCTATCCCGGGACTTCtcgggaagagggaggaggaaaggaggagttAGAGGGAAGAACAACTTGATTTTAAATGTATCCC includes:
- the ADCYAP1 gene encoding pituitary adenylate cyclase-activating polypeptide isoform X2; translation: MEMCSKATLALLIYGILMHSSVYCSPAAGLQFPAFRLEDEAYDEDGNTLQDFAFDNNRLGLGNTASMLGDVYTLYYPPEDRQTDDILNKAYRKVLGQLSARKYLHSLMAKRIGMGSGVEDDSEPLSKRHSDGIFTDSYSRYRKQMAVKKYLAAVLGKRYKQRVKNKGRRIAFL
- the ADCYAP1 gene encoding pituitary adenylate cyclase-activating polypeptide isoform X1, which translates into the protein MEMCSKATLALLIYGILMHSSVYCSPAAGLQFPAFSRLEDEAYDEDGNTLQDFAFDNNRLGLGNTASMLGDVYTLYYPPEDRQTDDILNKAYRKVLGQLSARKYLHSLMAKRIGMGSGVEDDSEPLSKRHSDGIFTDSYSRYRKQMAVKKYLAAVLGKRYKQRVKNKGRRIAFL